CTCGCCGAGCGTGCGCCGATAGTCGGCGAGGAACCCGTCGCTGGCCTCGGCGCCCTCGACGAGGTACCCCGCGAGCGTGGGCAGCCACGCGGTGGGGTCGTAGCCCCGCGCGGCGGCGAACCGCTCGGCGATGGCGTCGGTGAAGTTCTGCGCTCCGGCCTCGATGCTGTCGCTGAGGAGCGCCGTGAACCGGCCGGTGCGCGGTCGGTACCGCTCGAGGTGGGTCTCGAGGTACGCGGCGACGCGGTTCCCGTCGAGTTTGTCGACCTCGAGCCCGGTCGAGACAGCGGGGGCCGGGCCGTTGGTCTGTCCGGTGGGTGACGCGCCCAGGCGCAGGATGCGCCAAGAGCCCGGGGGGATCTCCCCGCGCAGACGTTCGCCGTCGAAAGAGGTCGTGAGGTCGATGACCGTCGCGGGGTCGATCGCGGGGGAGTCGGGGTCGGCGACCGAGTCGAGGGCGTAGAAGTCGGGCTCGACGCCGAAACCAGCCTTCGTCTCCGCATGATGGACCCGCGCCGCGGCGAACAGCGCGAACTCGCTCACCTCGAACGCGTCCGCACGCCGCAACACCGGTGGCATCCGGACTCCCGGAGCCATGGTCGGCAGCGCCTCGCTCGCGCTCGCGCCCGACAGCAGCAGGCGGAAGCGACGGGCGGTCACGGCGGGGAAGCTCGCGGTTCGCGCGACGACGGTCGTGGGCTCGAGGCGCACGAGGTCGTGAAAGCCGGCGCCGTCGTCGACCTGCAGGACCGCGAGCGGCGGGGGCGCGGCGCCGAAGCCCCGCGGGCCGGGCAGGCCCAGGGTGACGGCGCGCACCGTCACCGGCTCGCGGAACACCGCCTCGATCGCCGCCTCCGACCAGGCGTCGGGGTCTCGGGGCAGACGGATGCCGGGACCGAAGGCGCCGTCGATGAGGGTCGCGCCGTCGATCGCGACGCCGTCGACCCGGTAGCTCGCGGGTGCGAGCGGCAGCTGACCCGCGGAGGCGGGGAAGGCCACCACCCGCCAGTCGGCGCTCCACCGGGGCGAGCCGTCCGCGCCGTGGCGCGGGGCGTCCTGGAACCCGCCGGCGGAGTCGGGGAGCGGGGGAAGCGCGACGTCGATCCGGCCGCCGTCGACGACGACCTCGCTCCACACGACCTTCTTCATCGCGTCGACGGGTGCGACCCACGGTCCGCCCGACGCGCTCCACCCCGCCGAGGTGGCGATGGCGATCTCCATGTCCAGGCGCGCCGCGGTCGTGACCGCGGCCTCGATCGCGTCGTCCCACTCCGGCATCCCCGGATGCCGAGGAGCGCCGACGACCGACGGCATCCCCATCCCTCCGTCGAACAGGTGCACTCCGCGCACGCCGATCCGGTGCAGCCACTCGAGGTCGGCGACGGCGCCCTCGGCGTCGGCATTGCCGTCCATCCAGTGCCACCACGCGCGCGGGCGGGCCTCGTCGGGCGGGTCGACGAAGAGGTTCCACAGGTCGTCGGGGGAGGAGTTCGCGGGGCTCGGGCTCACTGCCGCATCCTTGCAAGATCCCGGCGTTCGCGGGGCTCCCGCCTTGTTATGTCGAGCATCCATCTCACTAATGTGTCTTTTCGACACAAGGGTGCGATAGTCGGAGAACCGGCGCTCGACGCAACGGAGCGCAATGACGAAGAAGTCAGAGAGCAGATGACTGTGACCATCGAACAGGACACCACACGGACGCTCACCGTGCCGCCCAAGGCGCGGCGAACGTCCCAGCGGCCGGTGCGCGGGGGCAAGCCCCTCATCAGCTACGGGCAGTGGTGGTGGGCCCTCCCCGCCATCCTCCTCGTGCTCGGCGTGCAGTACGCCGCGACCCTGACCGGCGGGTTCTTCGCCTTCACGAACTGGACCGGCCTCGGCTCCTTCGAGATCACCGGCTTCGACAACTTCGCGAAGATCTTCGCCGATCCGCAGCTGCTCGGCGCGGTGTGGAACACGCTCTTCCTCGCCTTTGGCTCGGTCATCATCACCAATGTGCTGGGCCTGCTGTTCGCCCTCGCGATCAACCGCACGCTCAAGACGCGCTACATCCTGCGCACCCTTCTCTTCATGCCGGTGGTGCTGAGCCCGCTCGCGGTGGCGTACGTCTGGAAGTTCATCTTCCAGTTCAACGGCCCGCTGAACGGCTTCCTCGGGGCGATCGGCCTCGAGGAGCTGCAGAAGACCTGGCTCGCCGACCCGACCTGGTCGATCTGGGCGATCCTCATCACGGTCGTCTGGCAGCAGACGGGCTTCACGATGGTCATCTACCTCGCCGGACTCGCCTCGGTCCCCGTCGAGGTCGAGGAGGCGGCGGCGCTCGACGGCGCGGGCGTCTGGGGACGCTTCTGGAACGTCGTCGTCCCCGCCATCCGTCCCTCGATCGCCATCGCCACGACGCTCGGGCTCATCCAGGGCCTGCGCATCTTCGACCAGATCCTCGCCCTCACCGGCGGCGGTCCGGCGGGTGCCACCGAGACGCTCGCCACCGAGGTCTACAAGAACGCGTTCTCGCTCGGGCAGTTCGGCTTCGGCTCGGCGCTCGCGCTCGTGCTCACCGTCATCATCTTGGCGTTCGCCATCCTCCAGCAGTACGTCACGCGCGACCGCGAGGTCGGGAAGGTCTCCTGATGTTCCGCTACACGAAGTTCACGGCCGTCCGCGAAGTCCTGGTCTGGGTCGTGACCCTGATCGGTCTGCTTCCCCTCTACATCCTCGTCGCCACCGCGCTGAAGAGCGACAAAGAGGCCCTGTCCAGCAGCGCGGTCGCTCCGCCGACGAGCATCGACTTCAGCGCGTTCGTCTCGGTGCTGACCGCGACCGGGCGCAACAGCATCCCGATGAGCATCCTGAACAGCGTCATCATCACCGGCGGCGCGATCCTCGGACTCGTGCTCTTCGGCTCCGTCGCGGCCTACGTCATCGCGCGCCGCACGCGGAAGTGGACGACCATCACCTACTACCTCGTGCTGATCGCGATCATCCTTCCCGCCCAGCTCGGAACGGTGCCGCTGTACATCGGAGCGCGTTCGATCGGCTTGACCGGCAACGCCTTCGGCATGATCGTGCTCTGGGTCGGCATCCTCATGCCCCTGTCGGTCTTCCTCTACGCGAGCTTCTTCCGGGGACTCTCTACCGAGTACGAGGAGGCGGCCGTCATCGACGGGGCCTCGCCGGTGCAGGCCTTCTTCCGGGTGGTGCTGCCCCTGATGGCCCCGGCCACCGGCACCGTCGCGATCCTCGCGGGTCTCATCGTCTGGAACGACTTCTTCAACTCGCTGATCTTCCTCGGCGGCTCCACCACGCAGACCCTGCCGGTGGCCATGTACACCTACGTCGGCGGACTGGTCTCGGCCTGGAACAAGATCTTCGCCGTCGTGATCATCTCGATGATCCCGATCCTGCTCTTCTACATGTTCGCCCAGAAGCGCTTCATCCAGGGCTTCGCCGGCGGCTTGAAGGGCTAGCGCTTTTTCCTCACGGAGGCCGACCGCCGGCCTCACGGGCTAGCGCCCTGTCTACATGGATGCCGGATCACCGGCCTCATGGGCTGAGCCTGCCCAGATGGATGCCGATCGGCATGGCATCCGTCGATCGTCGTGCCCGCGTCTGTCGAAAGGACACCCCGTGTACCAACTCGCCCCCAACATCGAACTCCTCTTCACCGAGGCCGGCGACTACCACGACCGCGTGCGCGCGGCCGCGGCCGCGGGCTTCGACGCCGTCGAGATGTGGGGTCCGACCGGCGTCGACGCCCCGGCGACTCCCAAGGACCTGCCCGCGCTCAAAGCGGCGCTCGAGGAGACCGGCGTGCAGCTCACCGCGCAGCTCGCCGAGCCCCGCACGCAGTTCATGATCCCGCCGTGGGACCACTCGGAGTTCTTCCGCAAGCTCGACGAGGGCGTCGCGATCGCCCGCGACCTCGGGTGCCCCCGCATCGTCGTCGGCAGCGGCACCGGCTTCGGGGGGTGGAAGCGGCAGGTGCAGCTCGACAAGCTGATCGAGATCTACACGAAGGCGATCGCTCAGATCGAGGGATCGGGCGTCGGGCTCGTGCTCGAACCGGTCAACGTCCGTGTCGACCACCCCGGCTCCCTGCTCGACCGCACGGCCGAGGCCGTATACGTCGCTCGCGGCGTCGACTCGCCGCGGTTCGGCGTGCTGTACGACATCTATCACTCGGCCGTCGAGGGCGAGGACATGGAGGCGGAGCTCGCGAACGCCGGCGACCTCATCCACTAC
This portion of the Microbacterium testaceum StLB037 genome encodes:
- a CDS encoding carbohydrate ABC transporter permease, with amino-acid sequence MFRYTKFTAVREVLVWVVTLIGLLPLYILVATALKSDKEALSSSAVAPPTSIDFSAFVSVLTATGRNSIPMSILNSVIITGGAILGLVLFGSVAAYVIARRTRKWTTITYYLVLIAIILPAQLGTVPLYIGARSIGLTGNAFGMIVLWVGILMPLSVFLYASFFRGLSTEYEEAAVIDGASPVQAFFRVVLPLMAPATGTVAILAGLIVWNDFFNSLIFLGGSTTQTLPVAMYTYVGGLVSAWNKIFAVVIISMIPILLFYMFAQKRFIQGFAGGLKG
- a CDS encoding TIM barrel protein, coding for MYQLAPNIELLFTEAGDYHDRVRAAAAAGFDAVEMWGPTGVDAPATPKDLPALKAALEETGVQLTAQLAEPRTQFMIPPWDHSEFFRKLDEGVAIARDLGCPRIVVGSGTGFGGWKRQVQLDKLIEIYTKAIAQIEGSGVGLVLEPVNVRVDHPGSLLDRTAEAVYVARGVDSPRFGVLYDIYHSAVEGEDMEAELANAGDLIHYVQLADAPGRGEPGTGDLDWVERFRLLRDSGYDGPVGLEYYPTTASEASVAHVVEIALAA
- a CDS encoding carbohydrate ABC transporter permease, whose product is MTVTIEQDTTRTLTVPPKARRTSQRPVRGGKPLISYGQWWWALPAILLVLGVQYAATLTGGFFAFTNWTGLGSFEITGFDNFAKIFADPQLLGAVWNTLFLAFGSVIITNVLGLLFALAINRTLKTRYILRTLLFMPVVLSPLAVAYVWKFIFQFNGPLNGFLGAIGLEELQKTWLADPTWSIWAILITVVWQQTGFTMVIYLAGLASVPVEVEEAAALDGAGVWGRFWNVVVPAIRPSIAIATTLGLIQGLRIFDQILALTGGGPAGATETLATEVYKNAFSLGQFGFGSALALVLTVIILAFAILQQYVTRDREVGKVS